The following are from one region of the Capsicum annuum cultivar UCD-10X-F1 chromosome 1, UCD10Xv1.1, whole genome shotgun sequence genome:
- the LOC107856911 gene encoding senescence-associated protein 13-like, giving the protein MTKLGGSRWSLNGLVDLVTGGTYEIGHAIVEELVELGAKVYTCSREETKLNECLQQWSAKDLQVDGCVCDLSSREQRVQLMEKVSLRFDGKLNILLVSRASFLRDLLEMNSENNFSQTAPLVFDGENYQL; this is encoded by the exons ATGACAAAGCTTGGAGGATCCAGATGGTCACTCAATGGTTTGGTAGATCTTGTCACAGGCGGCACTTATGAAATTGG gcATGCAATTGTGGAGGAGCTTGTTGAACTTGGTGCAAAAGTGTACACATGTTCAAGGGAAGAAACTAAGCTCAATGAATGTTTACAACAGTGGTCTGCCAAAGACCTTCAAGTAGATGGATGTGTTTGTGATTTATCTTCTAGAGAGCAGAGAGTACAACTCATGGAAAAGGTTTCCTTGAGATTTGATGGAAAACTCAACATTCTT TTGGTATCAAGAGCCAGTTTCTTGAGGGATCTGTTGGAGATgaattctgaaaacaacttttccCAAACAGCTCCTCTTGTCTTTGATGGTGAGAATTACCAACTTTGA